In one Nocardioides luteus genomic region, the following are encoded:
- the ssb gene encoding single-stranded DNA-binding protein, which yields MNDSIITLRGYVGADPIVRSVGEVSVANFRIACTPRKFNRASGEWSDGVTQWFTVSAWRQLGENVGRSLRKGDPVVVQGRLTARSYVNKDGLEVNTFEVEANVVGHDLNRGMTSLSRNPRSLAAVAAPGPEARDDDPERDPIADWRAPGSDPWEEKPATADDAEETAETESSVAA from the coding sequence ATGAACGACTCGATCATCACCCTGCGTGGCTACGTCGGCGCCGACCCCATCGTGCGCAGCGTCGGTGAGGTGTCGGTGGCCAACTTCCGGATCGCGTGCACCCCGCGGAAGTTCAACCGGGCGTCCGGGGAGTGGAGCGACGGCGTGACCCAATGGTTCACGGTGAGTGCCTGGCGCCAGCTGGGGGAGAACGTCGGTCGCTCCCTGCGCAAGGGCGACCCCGTCGTCGTCCAGGGCCGGCTGACGGCCCGCAGCTACGTCAACAAGGACGGTCTCGAGGTCAACACCTTCGAGGTCGAGGCGAACGTCGTCGGCCACGATCTCAACCGCGGCATGACCAGCCTCTCGCGCAACCCGCGTTCGTTGGCCGCGGTTGCCGCTCCGGGCCCCGAAGCTCGCGACGACGACCCCGAGCGCGACCCGATCGCCGACTGGCGTGCGCCCGGATCGGACCCGTGGGAGGAGAAGCCTGCGACCGCCGACGACGCCGAGGAGACCGCCGAGACGGAAAGCTCCGTGGCGGCCTGA
- a CDS encoding GTPase family protein encodes MSGLLEGAKNLVSRGGDLGDRLDGLTAATTAATGRLDDGLVEEARTVVNKAQGRLKLSADHTVVGVAGATGSGKSSTFNALTGLELSAVGVRRPTTSWATACVWGSEGAQELLEWLGIPERHQTTRDSMLDTRREGHELDGVVLLDLPDHDSTEVSHHLEVDRLVELADMLVWVLDPQKYADAAIHDRYLQPLRTHSEIMVVVLNHIDRVPEDRRESMLGDVRRLLDQDGLRNVPVIPVSAKLGWGIPQLKTEIAQRAAAKRANKSRLSADIRSAAVKLAKASGDAKPRSLAKPRVEALEDAIAEAAGVPTVVDAVERSVRTRARAATGWPLVSWVSRLKPDPLKRLHLALGEEATQLAGRARTSLPQTTAVERARVDTEVRQLADEAGAGLASPWRDAIRRASVSRMGDLADRLDASVGGVDLNAERLPLWTGLVKALQWLLIIVAGVGLVWSVALLLSGAAQVGEVTPSVAGVELPYVMLIGGVGLGVLLWWVCHLLVISTARRRARVADARLRTAVAEVSRELVVDPIETELAAYTALRHGVAKALR; translated from the coding sequence TTGAGCGGCCTGCTCGAAGGTGCGAAGAACCTGGTCAGCCGGGGTGGAGACCTCGGTGATCGACTGGACGGACTGACCGCTGCGACCACCGCCGCGACGGGACGCCTCGACGACGGGCTCGTCGAGGAGGCGCGCACCGTGGTCAACAAGGCCCAGGGACGCCTGAAGCTCTCCGCCGACCACACGGTCGTCGGGGTGGCCGGGGCGACCGGGTCGGGCAAGTCGTCCACGTTCAACGCCCTGACCGGGCTGGAGCTCTCCGCCGTCGGCGTCCGCCGGCCGACCACGTCGTGGGCGACCGCGTGCGTGTGGGGCTCGGAGGGTGCTCAGGAGCTGCTCGAGTGGCTGGGCATCCCCGAGCGTCACCAGACCACCCGCGACTCGATGCTCGACACCCGCCGCGAGGGGCACGAGCTCGACGGCGTCGTGCTGCTCGACCTCCCCGACCACGACTCCACCGAGGTCTCCCACCATCTCGAGGTCGACCGCCTGGTCGAGCTCGCCGACATGCTGGTGTGGGTGCTCGACCCGCAGAAGTACGCCGACGCGGCCATCCACGACCGCTACCTGCAGCCGCTCCGCACCCACTCCGAGATCATGGTCGTGGTGCTCAACCACATCGACCGTGTTCCCGAGGACCGTCGCGAGTCGATGCTGGGTGACGTACGCCGGCTGCTGGATCAGGACGGGCTGCGCAACGTCCCGGTGATCCCGGTCTCGGCCAAGCTCGGCTGGGGGATTCCGCAGCTCAAGACCGAGATCGCCCAGCGGGCCGCGGCGAAGCGCGCCAACAAGTCCCGGCTCTCGGCCGACATCAGGTCCGCCGCGGTCAAGCTCGCGAAGGCCTCCGGCGACGCCAAACCGCGCTCCCTGGCCAAGCCGCGGGTCGAGGCCCTCGAGGACGCCATCGCGGAGGCGGCGGGAGTGCCGACCGTGGTCGACGCGGTCGAGCGTTCCGTACGCACCCGGGCACGTGCGGCCACCGGCTGGCCGCTGGTCTCGTGGGTCTCCCGGCTGAAGCCGGACCCGTTGAAGCGACTTCACCTGGCACTGGGCGAGGAGGCGACCCAGCTGGCCGGGCGCGCCCGGACCTCCCTGCCGCAGACCACCGCGGTCGAGCGGGCGAGGGTCGACACCGAGGTGCGTCAGCTGGCCGACGAGGCCGGTGCCGGGCTCGCCTCGCCGTGGCGCGACGCGATCCGGCGGGCCTCGGTCTCGCGGATGGGGGATCTCGCCGACAGGCTCGACGCCTCGGTCGGCGGTGTCGACCTCAACGCCGAGCGACTGCCGCTGTGGACCGGGCTGGTCAAGGCGCTCCAGTGGCTGCTGATCATCGTCGCCGGCGTCGGGCTGGTGTGGTCGGTGGCGCTGCTGCTCTCTGGGGCCGCCCAGGTCGGAGAGGTGACGCCGTCGGTCGCCGGGGTCGAGCTGCCCTACGTGATGCTCATCGGAGGCGTCGGGCTCGGGGTGCTGCTGTGGTGGGTGTGTCACCTGCTGGTGATCAGCACCGCTCGGCGGCGGGCGCGGGTGGCCGATGCGCGGCTGCGTACGGCGGTCGCCGAGGTCTCCCGCGAGCTCGTCGTCGACCCGATCGAGACCGAGCTGGCGGCCTACACCGCGCTCCGGCACGGGGTGGCCAAGGCGCTGCGCTGA
- a CDS encoding GTPase domain-containing protein produces MTEDQAHDDIAPDIAPGLGPTAYEAQTAGMLAEKPTTEFEAARAAILAAGGESNRMVTALVKLHQALTEVTLPLDLPGAEEQRAARQTMVEQLEDYIIPRMMTIDAPMLAVVGGSTGAGKSTLVNSLVGAKVTTPGLLRPTTRSPVLVHNPEDGRWFGQDRLLPELERVDHPTNDPGALQLVASDRLHPGLAILDAPDVDSVEEANRVLAAELLAAADLWIFVTSAARYADQVPWEFLQLAANRSTAVAVVLDRTPTEAVQTVAGHLARMLASRGLKDSPLFIVHEGEVSEKGLLPAEHVAEVRAWLDMLADDATARHQVVTQTLDGAVRALTLEVHPIADTADGQGEAARRLRADADMAYDEALRSIMAATADGTLLRGEVLARWQEFVGTGEILKALESRVGMIRDRILGSIKGKPQQAERVTAAVQGGLEMLILEQCEAAAERAEAAWQMSPAGRGLLAAGPADLGRASRALRPKAERAVRDWQQDVLDMVRSEGQDKRTTAKFLSYGVNGLGVALMVVVFASTGGALVGAEVGIAGGTLLLGQKLLEAVFGDQAVRGLASKARKALEVRIVGLVDEERARYTGQVDALQIDQGAPERLRHAARKVGDARFASQRGDD; encoded by the coding sequence ATGACCGAGGACCAGGCACACGACGACATCGCTCCGGACATCGCTCCGGGGCTGGGCCCGACCGCCTACGAGGCGCAGACGGCGGGGATGCTCGCCGAGAAGCCGACCACCGAGTTCGAGGCCGCCCGGGCGGCGATCCTGGCCGCCGGCGGCGAGAGCAACCGGATGGTCACCGCGCTGGTGAAGCTCCACCAGGCGCTGACCGAGGTCACCCTGCCGCTGGACCTGCCCGGCGCCGAGGAGCAGCGCGCGGCCCGGCAGACCATGGTCGAGCAGCTCGAGGACTACATCATCCCGCGGATGATGACCATCGACGCGCCCATGCTCGCGGTCGTGGGCGGCTCCACCGGCGCCGGCAAGTCGACGCTGGTCAACTCGCTGGTCGGCGCGAAGGTGACCACGCCGGGGCTGCTGCGGCCGACGACGCGCTCGCCCGTGCTGGTGCACAACCCGGAGGACGGCCGCTGGTTCGGTCAGGACCGCCTGCTTCCCGAGCTGGAGCGGGTCGACCACCCGACCAACGACCCCGGTGCGCTGCAGCTGGTCGCCAGCGACCGGCTCCACCCCGGCCTGGCGATCCTGGACGCGCCCGACGTCGACTCGGTCGAGGAGGCCAACCGGGTGCTCGCGGCCGAGCTGCTCGCCGCAGCCGACCTGTGGATCTTCGTCACCTCGGCCGCGCGCTATGCCGACCAGGTGCCGTGGGAGTTCCTGCAGCTCGCCGCCAACCGCTCCACCGCGGTGGCCGTCGTGCTCGACCGCACCCCCACCGAAGCCGTCCAGACCGTCGCCGGCCACCTGGCCCGGATGCTCGCCTCGCGCGGCCTCAAGGACTCCCCGCTCTTCATCGTCCACGAGGGCGAGGTCTCCGAGAAGGGGCTGCTGCCGGCCGAGCACGTCGCGGAGGTACGCGCCTGGCTCGACATGCTCGCCGACGACGCCACCGCCCGGCACCAGGTCGTCACCCAGACGCTCGACGGTGCGGTGCGGGCGCTGACCCTCGAGGTCCACCCGATCGCCGACACCGCGGACGGTCAGGGAGAGGCGGCGCGGCGGCTGCGTGCGGATGCGGACATGGCCTACGACGAGGCGCTCAGGTCGATCATGGCGGCGACCGCCGACGGCACGCTGCTGCGCGGCGAGGTGCTCGCCCGCTGGCAGGAGTTCGTCGGCACCGGCGAGATCCTCAAGGCGCTCGAGAGCCGGGTCGGGATGATCCGCGACCGGATCCTGGGCTCGATCAAGGGCAAGCCCCAGCAGGCCGAGCGGGTGACCGCGGCCGTGCAGGGTGGCCTGGAGATGCTGATCCTGGAGCAGTGCGAGGCGGCCGCCGAGAGGGCCGAGGCCGCCTGGCAGATGAGCCCGGCGGGACGCGGGCTCCTGGCAGCCGGCCCCGCCGACCTCGGCCGGGCCTCGCGAGCGCTGCGGCCCAAGGCCGAGCGCGCGGTGCGCGACTGGCAGCAGGACGTGCTCGACATGGTCCGCAGCGAGGGCCAGGACAAGCGTACGACGGCGAAGTTCCTCTCCTACGGGGTCAACGGCCTCGGCGTCGCGCTGATGGTGGTCGTCTTCGCCTCGACCGGAGGAGCGCTCGTCGGTGCCGAGGTGGGCATCGCCGGCGGCACGCTCCTGCTCGGCCAGAAGCTGCTGGAGGCGGTCTTCGGCGACCAGGCCGTGCGCGGGCTGGCCTCCAAGGCGCGCAAGGCGCTGGAGGTACGCATCGTGGGGCTCGTTGACGAGGAGCGTGCGCGCTACACAGGACAGGTCGACGCGCTGCAGATCGATCAGGGTGCACCGGAGCGACTGCGGCACGCCGCGCGTAAGGTCGGCGACGCCCGGTTCGCCAGCCAGCGCGGCGACGACTGA
- a CDS encoding PrsW family intramembrane metalloprotease gives MGAIPKDPTRSSRTFTIVVGVLVVLTSLPVLGVVLLSTSVVDDQLAPTGAILGVLFAAVPVVPLVYAFLWLDRYEPEPKSLLALGLGWGAFIAVAAALIVQSVGALLAGWSEATQLAIVAPVTEEAAKGLFLFVLLFWRRHLLDGVLDGIVYAGMVGIGFAFTENILYLGGTYNGTPGMGDSSAGHIGEFTVVFVMRCLFSPFAHPLFTAFTGIGIGVAVVTRKRWLKVVAPLLGYAVAVLTHGTWNGSTLLFDGAGFLLAYVVLMVPAFVSMVVFAVWRRKSERIVLTRSLTDAAQRGLIPYTDIGWVVDLRRREQARRFASTHGGAQGVAAMREYQQAAIELGYLHWRFLRGNPPPDFAARGRAYVDRISEVRPHIAFPSGQVMTG, from the coding sequence ATGGGGGCGATCCCGAAGGATCCGACAAGAAGCAGCCGCACGTTCACCATCGTGGTGGGCGTGCTTGTCGTGCTGACCTCGTTGCCCGTGCTCGGGGTCGTTCTGCTGAGCACAAGCGTGGTCGACGACCAGCTCGCTCCGACCGGCGCCATCCTCGGGGTGCTCTTCGCGGCCGTCCCGGTGGTGCCGCTGGTCTACGCCTTCCTGTGGCTGGACCGCTACGAACCCGAGCCGAAGTCCTTGCTGGCGCTCGGCCTGGGGTGGGGCGCCTTCATCGCGGTGGCAGCGGCGCTGATCGTGCAGAGCGTCGGGGCGCTGCTCGCCGGGTGGAGCGAGGCGACCCAGCTGGCGATCGTCGCGCCGGTCACCGAGGAGGCGGCCAAGGGACTGTTCCTCTTCGTGCTGCTGTTCTGGCGACGCCATCTCCTCGACGGCGTGCTGGACGGGATCGTCTACGCCGGCATGGTCGGCATCGGCTTCGCCTTCACCGAGAACATCCTCTATCTCGGCGGCACCTACAACGGCACGCCCGGCATGGGCGACAGCTCGGCCGGACACATCGGTGAGTTCACCGTCGTCTTCGTGATGCGCTGCCTGTTCAGCCCGTTCGCCCACCCGCTCTTCACCGCCTTCACCGGCATCGGCATCGGCGTCGCGGTGGTGACCCGCAAGCGCTGGCTGAAGGTGGTCGCGCCGCTCCTGGGCTACGCCGTCGCGGTGCTCACCCACGGCACCTGGAACGGCTCGACACTGCTCTTCGACGGGGCCGGCTTCCTGCTGGCGTACGTCGTGCTGATGGTGCCCGCGTTCGTGTCGATGGTGGTCTTCGCGGTCTGGCGCCGGAAGTCCGAGCGCATCGTGCTGACCCGGTCGCTGACCGACGCGGCCCAGCGGGGTCTGATCCCCTACACCGACATCGGCTGGGTGGTCGATCTGCGGCGGCGGGAGCAGGCGCGGAGGTTCGCGTCGACCCACGGAGGGGCTCAGGGGGTTGCGGCGATGCGTGAATACCAGCAGGCTGCCATCGAGCTCGGATACTTGCACTGGCGATTCCTGCGCGGCAACCCGCCGCCAGACTTCGCCGCCCGGGGGAGGGCATACGTTGACCGCATCAGTGAGGTACGTCCGCACATCGCGTTCCCGAGCGGACAGGTGATGACAGGATGA
- a CDS encoding aminopeptidase P family protein, whose translation MTDNGAPTPAEDHTESHDQPVPEAWSNFMREGWDDREVEVPEHPITPWAAARRERLAGIFPGERLVVPAGTYKVRANDTDYRFRADTAHVHLTGNQTSDAVVVIEPDGSSVLYARPRSGRDTDEFFRDRQYGALWAGARPSARELSDSLGIEVRHVDQLESALSGSTPTRVLRGVSADVDKLVGPAGGGRDEEFAKALSELRLIKDEWELGELQEACDITVRGFTDAVREWDQVLKHGERWIEGTFFRRARAEGNDLGYDSIVGGGSHATTLHWIDNDGPIVPGELVLLDMGVEGHNLYTADITRTLPISGTFTPLQRNLYELVYNAQQAGIEAIRPGVTFRAGHFAAMEILAHGLDDLGLLPVSVDEALSEDNKTYSRWTLHGVSHMLGLDVHDCASASKEAYIEGPLQEGMVLTVEPGLYFQKEDKLVPEELRGIGIRIEDDIVVTADGSVNLSKGLPRTADDVEAWMGQYL comes from the coding sequence ATGACGGACAACGGCGCCCCCACCCCTGCAGAAGACCACACCGAGAGCCACGACCAGCCGGTTCCGGAAGCTTGGTCCAACTTCATGAGGGAGGGCTGGGACGACCGCGAGGTCGAGGTTCCCGAGCATCCGATCACGCCGTGGGCGGCCGCGCGCCGGGAGCGGCTCGCGGGCATCTTCCCGGGCGAGCGCCTGGTCGTTCCGGCCGGCACCTACAAGGTCCGCGCCAACGACACCGACTACCGATTCCGCGCCGACACCGCCCACGTGCACCTGACCGGCAACCAGACCTCCGACGCCGTCGTGGTGATCGAGCCCGACGGCAGCTCGGTGCTGTACGCCCGCCCGCGCAGTGGTCGCGACACCGACGAGTTCTTCCGCGACCGTCAGTACGGCGCGCTCTGGGCCGGTGCGCGTCCCTCGGCCCGTGAGCTCTCCGACTCGCTGGGCATCGAGGTACGCCACGTCGACCAGCTCGAGTCCGCACTCTCCGGCAGCACCCCGACCCGAGTGCTCCGGGGCGTCTCGGCCGACGTCGACAAGCTGGTCGGCCCGGCCGGGGGCGGCCGCGACGAGGAGTTCGCCAAGGCGCTCTCCGAGCTGCGCCTGATCAAGGACGAGTGGGAGCTCGGCGAGCTGCAGGAGGCCTGCGACATCACCGTGCGCGGCTTCACCGACGCGGTCCGCGAGTGGGACCAGGTGCTGAAGCACGGCGAGCGCTGGATCGAGGGCACCTTCTTCCGCCGCGCGCGTGCCGAGGGCAACGATCTCGGCTACGACTCGATCGTCGGCGGCGGGTCGCACGCCACCACGCTCCACTGGATCGACAACGACGGCCCGATCGTCCCCGGCGAGCTGGTGCTGCTCGACATGGGCGTGGAGGGCCACAACCTCTACACCGCCGACATCACCCGCACGCTCCCCATCTCCGGGACGTTCACGCCGCTGCAGCGCAACCTCTACGAGCTCGTCTACAACGCCCAGCAGGCCGGCATCGAGGCGATCCGCCCCGGCGTCACCTTCCGCGCCGGTCACTTCGCCGCGATGGAGATCCTCGCCCACGGGCTGGACGACCTGGGGCTGCTCCCGGTGTCCGTCGACGAGGCGCTCTCCGAGGACAACAAGACCTACTCCCGCTGGACCCTGCACGGTGTCTCCCACATGCTCGGCCTCGACGTCCACGACTGCGCCTCCGCGTCGAAGGAGGCCTACATCGAGGGGCCGCTGCAGGAGGGCATGGTCCTCACCGTCGAGCCGGGCCTCTACTTCCAGAAGGAGGACAAGCTCGTCCCCGAGGAGCTGCGCGGCATCGGCATCCGCATCGAGGACGACATCGTCGTCACCGCCGACGGTTCGGTGAACCTGTCCAAGGGCCTGCCCCGGACCGCCGACGACGTCGAGGCGTGGATGGGCCAGTATCTGTGA
- a CDS encoding N-acetylmuramoyl-L-alanine amidase, which produces MTRSAAAVAGCIVLASALTACGPGRTPRQQPAASGTPSASASASSAPNDVFAGAVVGIDPGHNGGNAGAPEVINEPVWNGRSKSPCNTTGTATADGYPETDFTWAVATKLAADLRESGAKVVMTRDSNDGVGPCIDERAKIINDAKADVAIDIHADGAAETERGYSLLIPVPSGTNDEIVQPSRRYAELLRTEMRRTGMPLASYLGEGGFVERDDLAGLNLTTVPQVLLETGNMRNAEDARLLKSDRFQERTAAAIKRAMAAYLRSR; this is translated from the coding sequence GTGACTCGGTCAGCGGCCGCCGTGGCCGGCTGCATCGTCCTGGCATCGGCCCTGACGGCCTGCGGCCCCGGACGTACGCCACGACAGCAACCCGCCGCATCAGGGACGCCCAGCGCCTCGGCGTCCGCGTCCTCGGCTCCGAACGACGTCTTCGCGGGCGCCGTGGTCGGGATCGACCCGGGCCACAACGGCGGCAACGCGGGCGCCCCCGAGGTGATCAACGAGCCGGTGTGGAACGGGCGCTCGAAGAGCCCGTGCAACACGACCGGCACCGCGACCGCGGACGGTTATCCGGAGACCGACTTCACCTGGGCCGTGGCGACCAAGCTCGCCGCCGACCTGCGCGAGTCCGGCGCGAAGGTGGTCATGACCCGGGACAGCAACGACGGGGTCGGGCCGTGCATCGACGAGCGGGCGAAGATCATCAACGACGCGAAGGCCGACGTCGCGATCGACATCCACGCCGACGGCGCTGCCGAGACCGAGCGCGGCTACTCGCTGCTGATCCCGGTGCCCTCGGGCACCAACGACGAGATCGTCCAGCCGTCGCGGCGCTACGCCGAGCTGCTGCGTACCGAGATGCGGAGGACCGGGATGCCGCTGGCCTCCTACCTCGGCGAGGGCGGCTTCGTGGAGCGCGACGACCTGGCCGGGCTCAACCTCACCACGGTGCCGCAGGTGCTGCTCGAGACGGGCAACATGCGCAACGCCGAGGATGCGCGCCTGCTGAAGTCCGACCGGTTCCAGGAGCGAACGGCCGCCGCCATCAAACGGGCGATGGCGGCGTACCTCCGCTCACGCTGA
- the yczE gene encoding membrane protein YczE gives MKSLSWLITGLFLYGIALALLLRASLGVGPWNVLASGLVEVTGISFGLMTNLLGLGVLLIWIPLRQRPGIGTVLNVLLVGTSADIGLWLIPPVSGVFVQVAVFAGGLLLLAAATGIYIAPGLGPGPRDGLMTGLHQRTGAPVWICRAGVEITVLAAGWLLGGIVGIGTVAEALLIGPMVHRTLPFFRTVYAGRAAATAVPTETRAGA, from the coding sequence GTGAAGTCGCTCTCCTGGTTGATAACTGGACTCTTCCTCTATGGCATCGCACTCGCCCTGCTTCTGCGTGCCTCGCTCGGCGTCGGGCCGTGGAACGTGCTGGCCTCGGGTCTGGTCGAGGTCACCGGCATCTCGTTCGGCCTGATGACCAACCTGCTCGGGCTGGGCGTGCTGCTGATCTGGATCCCGCTGCGCCAGCGGCCCGGGATCGGGACGGTGCTCAACGTGCTCCTGGTCGGCACCTCGGCCGACATCGGCCTGTGGCTCATCCCGCCGGTCTCCGGCGTGTTCGTGCAGGTCGCGGTCTTCGCGGGCGGCCTGTTGCTGCTGGCCGCGGCGACGGGGATCTACATCGCGCCGGGCCTCGGTCCCGGTCCGCGCGACGGCCTGATGACCGGTCTTCACCAGCGAACCGGCGCACCGGTCTGGATCTGCCGTGCGGGCGTCGAGATCACCGTGCTCGCGGCGGGCTGGCTCCTCGGTGGGATCGTCGGGATCGGCACCGTCGCCGAGGCGCTCCTCATCGGTCCGATGGTGCACCGCACCCTGCCGTTCTTCCGGACCGTGTACGCCGGGAGGGCGGCCGCGACCGCCGTCCCTACCGAAACACGCGCGGGCGCATGA
- the yczR gene encoding MocR-like transcription factor YczR, with protein MPRGRIGATALAGLLGQWQGEGPAYENLAERIQLLLIDGRLSADVRLPSERELSERLMLSRTTITAAYRRLREHGYALSVQGSGTTTKLPPTAPDSFTEGGEIDLVRATLPATRRLPEAAVEATRRLADHMTGPGYTLWGIEELRAEIAARYTDRGLPTDPDQIMVTTGGQSAIALLARTVISRGDRAYAESPSYPNAYDALSLAGARIITSPVTTDAGWDMPAMQAAIARTTPVMAYVMPDFHNPTSRSMSTEDRLRLLHSAAKVDTLVVADDTTAELDIDRRQSHPPLAALAGEHQARVVHIGSASKMLWGGLRVGWIRADPVLLTQIASGRSATDLGTPIWEQLVTTILFQHLPEILEERAAQLAAGRAALYQAMREHLPDWELPPRIDGGLSAWVGLPAPVSSQLTLAARPHGLLVTAGPRFGVDGAYERHLRLAITPRPDLVRRGVEILAEVWPRAASTPALALTTSEAVV; from the coding sequence ATGCCTCGCGGAAGAATCGGTGCCACTGCGCTCGCTGGCCTGCTCGGTCAGTGGCAGGGAGAAGGCCCCGCCTACGAGAACCTCGCCGAGCGGATCCAGCTGCTGCTGATCGACGGCCGGCTCTCCGCCGACGTACGCCTCCCCTCCGAGCGCGAGCTCTCCGAACGGCTGATGCTGAGCCGCACCACGATCACCGCCGCCTACCGCCGCCTGCGGGAGCACGGCTACGCACTGAGCGTCCAGGGCTCGGGCACGACGACGAAGCTCCCGCCCACGGCGCCCGACTCCTTCACCGAGGGCGGCGAGATCGACCTGGTCAGGGCCACCCTGCCGGCCACCCGGCGACTCCCCGAGGCCGCCGTGGAGGCGACCCGGCGGCTGGCCGACCACATGACCGGTCCCGGCTACACGCTGTGGGGCATCGAGGAGCTCCGCGCGGAGATCGCGGCGCGCTACACCGACCGTGGCCTGCCGACGGACCCCGACCAGATCATGGTGACCACCGGCGGCCAGAGCGCGATCGCCCTGCTCGCGCGCACCGTGATCAGCCGCGGCGACCGGGCCTACGCCGAGAGCCCGTCCTACCCCAACGCGTACGACGCCCTGAGCCTCGCCGGAGCCCGGATCATCACCAGCCCCGTCACCACCGACGCCGGCTGGGACATGCCGGCGATGCAGGCGGCCATCGCCCGCACCACCCCGGTGATGGCGTACGTCATGCCCGACTTCCACAACCCGACGTCCCGCTCGATGTCGACCGAGGACCGGCTCCGCCTGCTGCACTCCGCCGCGAAGGTCGACACCCTCGTGGTGGCCGACGACACCACCGCCGAGCTGGACATCGACCGCCGCCAGAGCCACCCGCCGCTGGCCGCGTTGGCCGGTGAGCACCAGGCCCGGGTGGTCCACATCGGCTCGGCGAGCAAGATGCTGTGGGGCGGGCTGCGGGTCGGCTGGATCCGGGCCGACCCGGTGCTGCTGACCCAGATCGCCAGCGGGCGCTCGGCGACCGACCTCGGCACCCCGATCTGGGAGCAGCTGGTCACCACGATCCTGTTCCAGCATCTTCCCGAGATCCTCGAGGAGCGCGCCGCACAGCTGGCCGCCGGCCGCGCCGCCCTCTACCAGGCGATGCGCGAGCACCTGCCCGACTGGGAGCTGCCGCCGCGCATCGACGGTGGTCTCTCCGCCTGGGTCGGCCTGCCCGCACCGGTCAGCTCCCAGCTCACCCTCGCCGCCCGGCCCCACGGCCTGCTCGTCACCGCTGGTCCGCGGTTCGGCGTCGACGGCGCCTACGAGCGTCACCTGCGGCTGGCGATCACGCCGCGACCCGACCTCGTCCGGCGCGGCGTCGAGATCCTCGCCGAGGTCTGGCCCCGCGCCGCCTCCACCCCTGCCCTGGCCCTCACCACCTCGGAAGCGGTCGTCTGA